From Nymphaea colorata isolate Beijing-Zhang1983 chromosome 6, ASM883128v2, whole genome shotgun sequence, a single genomic window includes:
- the LOC116256040 gene encoding ATP synthase subunit O, mitochondrial — MASRLRSTLPLIRCITRTSPGSHAPVLAGRSMNYATTATPKKDVDVKVPFALFGGSGNYASALFIAASKANALDKVEAELLDVVAASKKSPIFSQFIKDLSVPGKTRQKAVEVIFSEAGFSNVTKNFLAILAENGRLGSIESIAQKFVELTMAHKGEVKVIVTTVIPLPAEEEKQLKETLQEILGKGKTVRLEQKIDQSILGGLVVEFGQKLFDMSIRTRAKQMEKFLRDPSIFDSL; from the exons ATGGCGTCTCGATTGAGATCGACTCTCCCCCTCATCCGCTGCATCACCAGGACCTCCCCAGGATCTCATGCTCCTGTTCTCGCTGGG AGATCTATGAACTATGCAACTACTGCAACACCAAAGAAAGATGTAGATGTCAAG GTACCTTTTGCTTTATTTGGTGGGTCTGGAAACTATGCTTCTGCATTGTTTATTGCAGCATCAAAAGCTAATGCTTTGGACAAAGTTGAAGCGGAGCTTCTTGATGTTGTTGCTGCTTCCAAGAAAAGTCCAATCTTCTCACAATTTATTAAGGATTTATCGGTGCCTGGAAAGACTAGGCAGAAGGCTGTTGAAGTTATATTTTCTGAAGCTGGCTTTTCAAATGTCACAAAGAACTTCTTAG CTATCTTAGCTGAAAATGGAAGGTTGGGATCCATTGAGAGCATTGCCCAAAAATTTGTGGAGTTGACAATGGCACATAAAGGGGAGGTGAAGGTTATTGTGACAACTGTTATT CCATTGCCAGCTGAAGAGGAAAAGCAATTGAAGGAAACCCTACAAGAGATACTTGGGAAGGGAAAAACTGTGAGGCTAGAACAGAAG ATTGACCAGAGCATTCTAGGAGGCTTGGTGGTTGAGTTTGGACAAAAGCTCTTTGATATGTCAATAAGGACTAGAGCAAAGCAGATGGAGAAATTTTTGAGGGATCCCAGCATCTTCGATAGCCTCTGA
- the LOC116255414 gene encoding 40S ribosomal protein S14, with protein MSGRKKTREVKEENVTLGPTVREGEHVFGVAHIFASFNDTFVHVTDLSGRETLVRITGGMKVKADRDESSPYAAMLAAQDVAQRCKELGITALHIKLRATGGNKTRTPGPGAQSALRALARSGMRIGRIEDVTPIPTDSTRRKGGRRGRRL; from the exons ATG TCTGGAAGGAAGAAGACTCGAGAAGTTAAGGAGGAGAATGTCACACTAGGCCCCACTGTTCGAGAGGGTGAACATGTTTTTGGAGTGGCTCATATCTTTGCCTCCTTCAACGATACCTTTGTG CATGTAACAGATTTGTCTGGAAGGGAAACCCTCGTTAGAATTACAG GTGGGATGAAAGTCAAAGCTGATAGGGATGAGTCTTCCCCTTATGCTGCTATGCTTGCAGCTCAAGATGTTGCCCAGCGATGCAAA GAGCTTGGCATCACTGCTCTTCACATCAAACTGAGGGCAACAGGAGGGAATAAGACCAGGACTCCTGGACCTGGTGCTCAATCAGCTCTTCGTGCTTTGGCACGGTCTGGAATGAGAATTGGCCGGATAG AGGACGTGACTCCCATTCCCACTGATAGCACCAGAAGAAAGGGTggacgaagaggaagaaggctTTGA